A part of Vigna radiata var. radiata cultivar VC1973A chromosome 11, Vradiata_ver6, whole genome shotgun sequence genomic DNA contains:
- the LOC106776369 gene encoding upstream activation factor subunit UAF30 isoform X2, protein MVSESELIGRLREFLRSSDLNTTTTATVRRQLEADFGIDLSHRKAFIREQVDLFLQTEHNQPQQQQQQDDDVPKDEGEEEEEDALNNPEQSESSDSKEESEEDDDNDEEERDKPKHAKNAKKNKGRSNKLGDEVAKKRGGGFCKLCSLSPQLQEFMGAPEMARTEVVKQIWAYIRERNLQDPNNRRNIICDDRMRALFNVNSINMFQMNKALSKHIWPLDSDDVVQVKSTPKEKKNKKQERDDDSDEPKRKEKRQKGAGKSGFLAPLQLSDALVNFLGTGESELSRTDVIKRMWDYIKGNNLQMGSLSISADRTNF, encoded by the exons ATGGTCTCCGAATCCGAACTCATCGGCCGCCTCCGCGAGTTCCTCCGGAGTTCCGACctcaacaccaccaccaccgccaccgtCCGCCGCCAGTTGGAGGCTGATTTCGGTATTGATTTATCCCACCGCAAGGCATTCATCAGGGAACAAGTCGACTTGTTCCTCCAGACTGAGCACAACCAACcgcaacagcaacaacaacaagacGACGACGTACCAAAAGACgagggagaggaagaagaggaagatgcCCTTAATAATCCCGAGCAAAGTGAATCATCCGATTCCAAGGAAGAATCGGAAGAAGACGACGATAACGACGAAGAGGAACGAGATAAACCTAAGCATGCCAAAAATGCCAAGAAGAATAAAGGACG ATCTAACAAGTTAGGTGATGAGGTAGCAAAGAAAAGAGGTGGTGGATTTTGCAAATTGTGTAGCCTGTCTCCACAACTTCAGGAATTCATGGGTGCTCCAGAAATGGCCAGGACTGAG GTTGTTAAGCAAATATGGGCCTATATTAGGGAGAGAAATTTGCAAGACCCAAATAATAGACGGAATATAATTTGCGATGATAGAATGCGGGCCCTTTTTAATGTCAACTCCATCAACATGTTCCAAATGAATAAAGCATTGTCGAAGCATATCTGGCCGTTGGACTCCGATGATG TTGTCCAGGTGAAGTCCACAccaaaggagaagaagaataagaagcaAGAGAGAGATGATG ATTCGGATGAgccaaaaagaaaggaaaaacggCAGAAGGGAGCAGGGAAATCAGGTTTTCTTGCCCCTCTTCAGCTATCAGATGCCCTTGTAAACTTCCTTGGTACCGGAGAAAGTGAGTTATCAAGAACTGATGTTATAAAAAGAATGTGGGATTACATTAAAGGAAACAACCTTCAG ATGGGTTCTCTTTCCATATCTGCTGACCGCACCAACTTTTGA
- the LOC106777677 gene encoding serine/threonine-protein kinase SRK2E, translating into MDRPATGIGLDMPIMHDSDRYDFVRDIGSGNFGVARLMRDKQTQELVAVKYIERGEKIDQNVKREIINHRSLRHPNIIGFKEVILTPTHLAIVMEFASGGELFARICNAGRFTEDEARFFFQQLISGVSHCHAMEVCHRDLKLENTLLDGSPALHLKICDFGYSKSSMLHSQPNSTVGTPAYIAPEVLLKKEYDGKIADVWSCGVTLYVMLVGSYPFEDPTDPRNSWKTIQRVLGVQYSIPDDTQISPECGHLISRIFVFDPAERITIPEILKNEWFLKNLPPYLTDVNIMGKQFVESDQPMQSIDTIMQIISEATVPAAGTYSLDQFLTDDIIDDDTDESDSDFEQYVDSSGEIVFAM; encoded by the exons ATGGATCGGCCGGCGACCGGAATTGGATTGGACATGCCGATCATGCACGATAGCGACCGTTACGATTTCGTTCGCGATATTGGGTCTGGGAATTTCGGCGTTGCTAGACTTATGAGGGACAAGCAAACGCAAGAGCTTGTTGCCGTCAAGTATATAGAACGCGGAGAAAAG ATTGATCAAAAtgttaaaagagaaataattaatCACAGGTCTCTAAGACATCCTAACATTATTGGGTTTAAGGAG GTCATTTTAACACCTACCCATCTTGCCATTGTAATGGAATTTGCATCTGGAGGAGAATTATTTGCCCGAATCTGCAATGCAGGGCGTTTTACTGAGGATGAG GCTCGTTTCTTCTTTCAACAACTCATATCTGGTGTCAGCCACTGTCATGCAATG GAAGTGTGTCACCGGGACTTGAAGTTGGAAAACACTTTGTTGGATGGAAGCCCAGCACTCCATTTGAAGATATGTGATTTTGGATATTCCAAG TCTTCAATGCTTCATTCACAACCTAACTCAACCGTAGGAACCCCAGCATATATTGCTCCAGAAGTATTGCTGAAGAAAGAGTATGATGGCAAG ATTGCGGATGTATGGTCATGTGGAGTAACCTTATATGTGATGCTAGTGGGATCATATCCTTTTGAAGATCCTACAGATCCAAGGAATTCCTGGAAGACAATTCAG AGGGTTCTTGGTGTCCAGTATTCTATTCCAGATGATACACAAATATCTCCAGAATGTGGCCACCTTATCTCAAGGATATTTGTTTTTGACCCTGCAGag AGAATCACTATTCctgaaatattgaaaaatgaatGGTTTCTGAAAAATCTCCCTCCTTACTTGACGGATGTAAATATCATGGGTAAGCAATTTGTAGAGTCAGATCAGCCTATGCAGAGCATTGATACAATTATGCAGATAATTTCAGAAGCTACCGTACCAGCCGCAGGGACCTATTCTTTAGACCAGTTTTTGACTGATGATATAATAGATGATGACACGGACGAATCAGACTCTGACTTCGAGCAATATGTAGATAGCAGTGGGGAGATAGTGTTTGCCATGTAA
- the LOC106777819 gene encoding probable disease resistance protein At5g66900, whose product MGDLFSGGAVGALMGEALKGAISIIKKGLAFKSTLDSNIETLNSLAPLVEEMKMCNMMLDRPSKEIEKLESLMRNSQELVRKCSKLGRWKMWSFPYFQSKLRSKEVALQTHLSMNMTAQNTVNLMKLVDDMRKVLEILLKEEFGRYPEYRLIDLCGAPQEPECLGMDVPLRKLRIELLKDGVSVLVLTGLGGSGKSTLAKKICWDPQIKDKFGANIFFVTVSKTPNLKTIVETLFEHCRCRVPKFQTDEDVVNRLEVLLRVFGKHPILLVLDDVWPGSEDLVEKFKIQIPDYKILVTSRVSFPRFGTSYQLDKLDHVHAESLFRHFAQLKDKSSYIPERNIVDEIVKGCKGSPLALKVIAGSLCNQPFEVWKNMKERLQKQSILESDSTDLLFRLQQSLDILETKFSVNEKECFMDLGLFPEDQRIPVAALIDMWVELYNLNEDGTNAMSIIHDLTTRNLINVIVTRKVAKDTDMYYNNHFVLVHDLLRELAIHLSKGETFEQRERVMIELKGDNRPEWWVGLNPLGIIGRLFSYIMGMLYRQKQPKVAARILSISTDETFNSDWCDMQPDEAEVLVLNLLSSQYSLPEFTEKMHKLKVLIVTNYGFHPSELNMFERLGSLNNLKRIRLEKVSIPPLCILKNLRKLSIHMCNTRQTFERYSISDAMPNLVEMSIDYCKDLVKLPDGLCNITPLKKLSITNCHRLSALPRDLAKLENLEVLRLCSCSDLAEMPDSVKGLNKLSCLDISDCLNLTKLPDDIGELKLQKLYLKGCSKLRELPHSVVKFENLDHKIHVICDEEMASLWESSTIRNLKIEISTVEVNLNWLPGAHS is encoded by the exons ATGGGAGATCTGTTCAGTGGAGGTGCTGTGGGAGCACTGATGGGAGAGGCATTGAAAGGGGCtatttcaatcataaaaaaaggactAGCCTTCAAATCCACACTAGATAGCAACATAGAAACCTTAAACTCTTTGGCTCCTCTGGTGGAGGAGATGAAGATGTGCAACATGATGTTGGATCGGCCCAGCAAGGAGATAGAGAAGTTGGAGAGTCTCATGCGAAATAGTCAAGAGCTGGTTCGGAAGTGCTCGAAATTGGGTCGGTGGAAAATGTGGTCGTTCCCTTATTTCCAGAGCAAGCTTCGGAGCAAGGAGGTGGCTCTCCAGACGCATTTATCGATGAACATGACGGCGCAGAACACGGTGAACTTGATGAAGTTGGTGGACGACATGAGGAAGGTTCTGGAGATTCTGCTAAAAGAGGAATTCGGGCGTTATCCTGAGTACCGGTTGATTGATTTGTGTGGGGCTCCTCAAGAACCTGAGTGTTTGGGAATGGATGTGCCTTTAAGAAAGCTGAGGATTGAGTTGCTCAAGGATGGTGTGTCCGTTCTTGTCTTGACTGGTTTGGGAGGGTCGGGGAAAAGCACACTGGCTAAGAAGATATGTTGGGACCCTCAAATCAAAG ACAAGTTCGGGGCAAACATCTTCTTTGTCACTGTATCAAAAACTCCCAACTTGAAGACCATTGTAGAGACACTGTTTGAACACTGCCGTTGTCGGGTGCCGAAGTTTCAAACCGATGAAGATGTAGTAAATCGACTGGAAGTTCTGCTGAGGGTTTTTGGGAAACATCCAATATTGTTGGTCTTGGATGATGTTTGGCCTGGCTCAGAAGACCTTGTTGAGAAGTTTAAAATTCAGATACCTGATTACAAGATTTTGGTTACTTCAAGGGTTTCATTTCCAAGATTTGGCACCTCATACCAGTTGGATAAACTTGATCATGTCCATGCAGAATCCCTTTTCCGTCACTTTGCACAGCTGAAAGACAAAAGCTCATACATACCTGAAAGAAATATTGTCGACGAG ATAGTGAAAGGTTGCAAGGGTTCACCATTGGCCCTTAAGGTGATTGCTGGATCGCTCTGTAACCAGCCTTTTGAGGTGTGGAAAAATATGAAGGAGCGTTTACAAAAGCAATCCATTCTGGAGTCTGATAGTACTGATTTGCTTTTTCGTCTTCAACAAAGTTTAGATATATTGGAGACTAAGTTCTCCGTCAATGAAAAGGAATGTTTCATGGATCTGGGGCTATTTCCTGAAGATCAAAGAATCCCTGTAGCCGCCCTCATTGATATGTGGGTAGAACTGTATAACCTTAATGAAGATGGTACCAATGCAATGTCCATTATCCATGATTTAACCACCAGGAATTTGATTAATGTTATAGTTACAAG GAAAGTTGCAAAGGATACAGACATGTACTACAATAACCATTTTGTTTTGGTGCATGATCTTCTTAGAGAGCTAGCAATACATCTGAGTAAAGGGGAAACATTTGAACAGAGAGAAAGAGTGATGATTGAGTTAAAGGGAGATAATCGTCCTGAATGGTGGGTAGGACTGAATCCGCTAGGAATCATAGGCCGTTTGTTCTCATACATCATGGGAATGTTGTATAGACAGAAACAACCAAAGGTTGCTGCTCGCATATTGTCTATTTCAACTG ATGAAACGTTTAATTCGGATTGGTGTGACATGCAACCAGACGAAGCTGAGGTTCTGGTTTTAAATCTTCTTTCTAGCCAGTACTCGTTGCCAGAGTTCACAGAGAAGATGCATAAACTGAAAGTTCTGATTGTCACAAATTATGGTTTCCATCCTTCTGAACTAAACATGTTTGAGCGACTTGgttctttaaataatttgaaaagaatcaGATTGGAAAAGGTTTCAATCCCTCCCCTGTGCATATTGAAGAATCTACGAAAATTGTCCATTCACATGTGTAATACACGGCAGACTTTTGAAAGATATTCTATCTCGGATGCAATGCCAAATCTTGTGGAGATGAGCATTGATTATTGCAAAGATCTGGTTAAATTGCCTGATGGGCTGTGTAACATCACCCCATTGAAAAAGCTTAGTATCACTAACTGTCACAGGCTTTCTGCACTGCCACGAGATCTTGCAAAGCTGGAGAATTTGGAAGTTCTAAGGCTATGTTCCTGCTCTGATTTGGCAGAGATGCCAGATTCTGTTAAAGGGCTTAACAAACTTAGCTGTCTCGATATCTCAGACTGTTTAAATCTTACCAAATTACCAGATGACATTGGTGAGTTGAAGCTTCAGAAGCTCTACTTGAAGGGTTGCTCAAAACTGAGAGAACTGCCGCACTCGGTCgttaagtttgaaaatttagaCCACAAAATACACGTGATCTGTGATGAAGAAATGGCTTCCCTATGGGAAAGTTCTACCATTCGCAATTTGAAGATAGAGATATCTACAGTGGAGGTTAACTTAAATTGGCTTCCTGGAGCTCATTCCTGA
- the LOC106777448 gene encoding reticulon-like protein B13, giving the protein MSAEAKQETKPLTNPSYSSDVDDGVVKDVVLWRRKKLNAIVIVVATASWVLMEVFEFNFLTVISWVAMLVVASTFLYANMLRLLGKERPNLLRLELSEETTRRIATEVRAWFEKIIRWLVLVSVRKEWPVFVGVVAGLWSLSYIGRCMDLLTVVYIGVLVGMAIPLTYVKNEDKIKRFGEWLREKYKRCYEIIDEKTIHKIKSRIAQEKKPE; this is encoded by the exons ATGTCTGCAGAagcaaaacaagaaacaaaacctTTGACAAACCCCTCTTACTCCTCAG ATGTTGACGATGGTGTAGTGAAGGATGTAGTTCTGTGGAGAAGAAAGAAACTAAATGCAATCGTTATTGTAGTGGCAACAGCATCATGGGTGTTGATGGAAGTATTCGAGTTCAACTTCCTCACTGTCATCTCATGGGTTGCCATGCTCGTTGTTGCTTCAACATTCCTCTATGCCAATATGCTTAGACTTTTGGGCAA GGAACGACCAAACTTGTTGAGGTTGGAGTTGAGTGAAGAGACAACTAGAAGAATAGCAACGGAAGTTCGAGCAtggtttgaaaaaataataaggtGGTTGGTCCTTGTGAGTGTAAGGAAAGAGTGGCCAGTATTTGTGGGGGTTGTGGCTGGATTGTGGTCACTGTCTTATATAGGAAGATGCATGGACCTGCTTACAGTAGTTTATATAG GTGTATTAGTGGGAATGGCAATTCCATTAACTTATGTGAAGAACGAGGACAAGATCAAGAGATTTGGGGAGTGGTTAAGGGAGAAATACAAGAGATGTTATGAGATTATTGATGAGAAGACCATTCATAAGATTAAAAGCAGAATAGCCCAGGAGAAGAAGCCAGAGTGA
- the LOC106776369 gene encoding upstream activation factor subunit spp27 isoform X1, with product MVSESELIGRLREFLRSSDLNTTTTATVRRQLEADFGIDLSHRKAFIREQVDLFLQTEHNQPQQQQQQDDDVPKDEGEEEEEDALNNPEQSESSDSKEESEEDDDNDEEERDKPKHAKNAKKNKGRSNKLGDEVAKKRGGGFCKLCSLSPQLQEFMGAPEMARTEVVKQIWAYIRERNLQDPNNRRNIICDDRMRALFNVNSINMFQMNKALSKHIWPLDSDDVVQVKSTPKEKKNKKQERDDDSDEPKRKEKRQKGAGKSGFLAPLQLSDALVNFLGTGESELSRTDVIKRMWDYIKGNNLQDPSNKRQIICDEKLKELFDVDSFNGFTVTKLLAPHFIKTQQ from the exons ATGGTCTCCGAATCCGAACTCATCGGCCGCCTCCGCGAGTTCCTCCGGAGTTCCGACctcaacaccaccaccaccgccaccgtCCGCCGCCAGTTGGAGGCTGATTTCGGTATTGATTTATCCCACCGCAAGGCATTCATCAGGGAACAAGTCGACTTGTTCCTCCAGACTGAGCACAACCAACcgcaacagcaacaacaacaagacGACGACGTACCAAAAGACgagggagaggaagaagaggaagatgcCCTTAATAATCCCGAGCAAAGTGAATCATCCGATTCCAAGGAAGAATCGGAAGAAGACGACGATAACGACGAAGAGGAACGAGATAAACCTAAGCATGCCAAAAATGCCAAGAAGAATAAAGGACG ATCTAACAAGTTAGGTGATGAGGTAGCAAAGAAAAGAGGTGGTGGATTTTGCAAATTGTGTAGCCTGTCTCCACAACTTCAGGAATTCATGGGTGCTCCAGAAATGGCCAGGACTGAG GTTGTTAAGCAAATATGGGCCTATATTAGGGAGAGAAATTTGCAAGACCCAAATAATAGACGGAATATAATTTGCGATGATAGAATGCGGGCCCTTTTTAATGTCAACTCCATCAACATGTTCCAAATGAATAAAGCATTGTCGAAGCATATCTGGCCGTTGGACTCCGATGATG TTGTCCAGGTGAAGTCCACAccaaaggagaagaagaataagaagcaAGAGAGAGATGATG ATTCGGATGAgccaaaaagaaaggaaaaacggCAGAAGGGAGCAGGGAAATCAGGTTTTCTTGCCCCTCTTCAGCTATCAGATGCCCTTGTAAACTTCCTTGGTACCGGAGAAAGTGAGTTATCAAGAACTGATGTTATAAAAAGAATGTGGGATTACATTAAAGGAAACAACCTTCAG GATCCTTCTAACAAGAGGCAAATAATATGTGACGAGAAGCTGAAAGAACTCTTTGACGTTGACTCCTTCAATGGCTTCACAGTTACAAAACTGCTGGCACCACATTTTATAAAGACACAGCAGTGA